A stretch of Ectothiorhodospiraceae bacterium BW-2 DNA encodes these proteins:
- a CDS encoding chemotaxis protein CheA gives MNPLLSAFIAEARELLELAGARFLDLEQSPPDNDELINELFRAIHTIKGASGLFDIVPFTKVVHAAEDVLDKVRAGKLQLNSEHIDLLLDAMDQVGAWLDELQAQEALAASAAGRSAALVQQIRQLLNSCSEAPDTPDTPDPLHAIDANTAAAPLERPEWLTAVPEELRGELYQQSQPLLALVYEPDEECFFQGHDPLFTLQNLPGMVWFTLQARQKWGDLEQLDPFRCNLRLFALTTAATEEVEEYLRYVLEEVTLTPIAPQQLIEPQGARGDRAPFGLFIEDSRELVATQNWQGLQQACHIVLQSSGSELIQSSALRWLVRLFSRGEPPIAWVEALLQVVAGDEFTPPATQPDAVDETTSVAAKRMALQMVAEQQPLLSLPWEAQMWPGRIASVVTVVQRLLAAIGAEGEAAALDNAHQEALATRSGDPLLKFIQQLVESHTPAAVADPERIETIIPEGGAQSAADEPSGVARRNSQTNTNTMFRTLKVDQERIDNLMDLVGELVVAKNALPFLAKRAEDRYGMRELAREIKGQHAVINRLAEDLQYAVMQVRMVPVSSAFQRFPRLVRDISRKLGKQVKFLTQGEETEADKNIVEDLADPLIHLVRNSLDHGIEVPEVRQQAGKAAEAQLILRATQQDDRVLIEIIDDGKGIDPEVIKQLAYAKGLISEEVVETMSDHEAIQLIFAAGFSTAERISDLSGRGVGMDVVRSTVQRVGGSVVVESEKGRGTTVRLSLPLSMAVTRVMMIRVGNEDFGIAFDAVRETVRIPKREIRYIKQQESVILRNRLLPLFRLRQLLSIQLADESEQPLELSAEEREIAILVVTINGESVGLIVDDFHEGTDIILKPLEGVMSGFNLYSGTALLGDGRVLLVLNLKELMRCR, from the coding sequence ATGAATCCACTGTTAAGCGCCTTTATCGCCGAGGCGCGAGAGTTACTGGAGCTAGCCGGAGCACGCTTTTTAGATCTGGAGCAGTCGCCCCCCGATAACGACGAGCTAATTAACGAACTATTTCGGGCGATTCACACCATCAAAGGGGCGTCGGGGCTGTTCGATATCGTCCCGTTTACCAAAGTGGTGCACGCTGCTGAAGATGTGCTCGATAAGGTGCGGGCAGGTAAACTGCAACTTAACTCTGAACATATCGATCTACTCCTCGATGCGATGGATCAGGTCGGCGCTTGGCTCGATGAGCTACAGGCGCAGGAGGCGCTAGCCGCCTCAGCCGCCGGACGCAGTGCGGCGCTGGTGCAGCAGATTCGACAACTGCTCAATAGCTGCAGTGAGGCCCCTGATACCCCTGATACCCCTGACCCCCTTCATGCTATCGACGCGAACACAGCCGCCGCACCGCTAGAGCGACCCGAGTGGCTAACAGCCGTGCCGGAGGAGCTAAGAGGTGAACTCTATCAGCAGTCACAGCCGCTACTAGCACTCGTCTATGAGCCGGATGAGGAGTGCTTTTTTCAAGGCCACGATCCGCTGTTTACGCTGCAAAATCTACCGGGGATGGTCTGGTTTACCCTCCAGGCGCGGCAGAAGTGGGGAGATCTAGAGCAGCTCGATCCATTTCGTTGCAACCTACGCCTCTTTGCCCTAACAACAGCGGCGACAGAAGAGGTTGAAGAGTATCTGCGCTATGTCCTAGAGGAGGTGACCCTCACCCCCATCGCCCCCCAACAGCTCATTGAGCCGCAGGGGGCGAGGGGCGATAGAGCACCGTTTGGACTCTTTATCGAAGATAGTCGAGAGCTGGTGGCCACACAGAACTGGCAAGGGTTGCAGCAGGCGTGCCACATTGTACTGCAAAGTAGTGGTAGCGAGCTCATTCAGAGCTCGGCACTGCGCTGGTTAGTGCGCCTATTTTCTCGAGGAGAGCCGCCGATCGCCTGGGTAGAGGCGCTGCTACAGGTGGTCGCGGGCGACGAGTTTACCCCCCCCGCGACTCAACCCGACGCTGTCGATGAGACAACTTCGGTTGCCGCTAAACGCATGGCGTTACAGATGGTGGCCGAACAGCAGCCGCTACTCTCACTCCCATGGGAGGCTCAGATGTGGCCCGGACGCATCGCCTCGGTAGTGACCGTGGTGCAGCGACTGTTAGCGGCCATAGGGGCGGAGGGCGAGGCGGCGGCGCTCGACAATGCCCACCAAGAGGCGTTAGCGACCCGTAGTGGGGATCCGCTACTAAAATTTATTCAGCAGCTAGTCGAGAGCCACACACCGGCGGCTGTGGCCGATCCTGAGCGGATCGAGACGATCATCCCAGAGGGGGGGGCTCAGAGCGCGGCGGATGAGCCAAGCGGCGTGGCGCGGCGCAACAGTCAGACCAATACGAACACTATGTTTCGTACCTTAAAGGTCGATCAAGAGCGGATCGATAACCTCATGGATCTAGTCGGCGAACTGGTCGTGGCCAAAAATGCGCTGCCGTTTCTAGCGAAAAGGGCGGAAGATAGGTACGGTATGCGCGAGCTGGCGCGGGAGATTAAGGGGCAGCACGCGGTGATTAACCGTCTGGCCGAAGATCTGCAATACGCGGTGATGCAGGTGCGAATGGTGCCGGTTAGTAGCGCCTTTCAACGCTTTCCGCGCCTAGTGCGCGATATCTCACGCAAGTTAGGCAAACAGGTGAAGTTTCTAACCCAAGGCGAAGAGACCGAAGCGGATAAAAATATCGTAGAAGATCTGGCCGATCCCTTAATCCATCTAGTCCGTAATAGTCTTGATCACGGGATTGAAGTGCCCGAGGTGCGCCAGCAGGCGGGTAAAGCGGCCGAAGCGCAGCTCATACTACGGGCGACACAGCAAGATGATCGGGTACTGATTGAAATTATTGACGATGGCAAAGGGATCGATCCGGAGGTCATTAAGCAGCTAGCCTACGCTAAAGGGCTGATTAGCGAAGAGGTGGTCGAGACGATGAGCGACCACGAAGCGATTCAGCTCATCTTTGCCGCCGGCTTCTCTACCGCAGAGAGGATCTCTGATCTCTCCGGACGCGGGGTCGGTATGGATGTGGTGCGCAGTACCGTACAGCGAGTCGGCGGTAGCGTGGTCGTAGAGAGTGAGAAGGGCCGGGGAACAACGGTGCGCCTCTCGCTGCCGCTCTCAATGGCGGTCACCCGAGTGATGATGATTCGGGTCGGTAACGAAGATTTCGGCATCGCCTTTGATGCGGTCAGAGAGACCGTTCGTATCCCGAAACGGGAGATTCGCTATATCAAACAGCAAGAGAGCGTGATCCTGCGAAATCGCCTGCTGCCACTGTTTCGGCTACGACAGCTACTATCGATCCAGCTAGCCGATGAGAGTGAGCAGCCGCTAGAGCTCTCGGCCGAGGAGCGAGAGATTGCGATTTTAGTGGTGACCATTAATGGCGAGAGCGTCGGCCTCATTGTCGATGATTTCCACGAGGGGACTGACATTATCCTTAAACCGCTAGAGGGGGTCATGTCGGGCTTTAACCTCTACTCCGGCACGGCCCTACTAGGCGATGGTCGAGTGCTGTTGGTACTAAATCTGAAGGAGCTAATGCGATGCCGATAA
- a CDS encoding protein-glutamate O-methyltransferase CheR, giving the protein MSFNRAVGDKNSTISELSDAEFARFRDFFYRKTGIYFEESKRYFVDKRVIQRIEATASDSFRDYFTLLRFQASGEELQQLINLLTVNETYFFREEYQFQCMVRSVLPEIVRHKPLGERMRIWSIPSSTGEEPYSVALYLLEHWADINRIDVELTGSDIDSRVLERAQKGIFNARSVNHLPRHILNRYFTPLVGDNYQISTDLRESVEFKLLNLTDGTATRYYRNYDVIFCRNLLIYFDDTSRRQAAESLFDALRPGGFLFLGHSESMSRISSLFTVRKFPEAIAYQKPLS; this is encoded by the coding sequence ATGTCTTTTAACAGGGCGGTCGGAGATAAAAACAGCACTATTTCTGAGCTAAGCGACGCCGAATTTGCCCGTTTTCGCGATTTTTTCTATCGCAAGACCGGTATCTACTTTGAAGAGAGCAAACGCTACTTTGTCGATAAACGGGTCATTCAGCGCATTGAAGCGACAGCTAGTGATAGCTTTCGGGACTACTTTACCCTGCTGCGGTTTCAGGCCTCAGGGGAGGAGCTCCAGCAGCTCATCAATCTGTTGACCGTTAACGAAACCTACTTTTTTCGCGAGGAGTACCAGTTTCAGTGCATGGTGCGCTCGGTACTGCCGGAGATCGTGCGCCATAAACCGCTCGGGGAGCGGATGAGAATCTGGTCGATCCCCTCATCGACCGGCGAAGAGCCCTACTCAGTCGCCCTCTATCTCCTAGAGCATTGGGCCGATATTAACCGTATCGATGTTGAACTAACTGGCTCCGATATCGATAGTCGGGTACTAGAGCGGGCACAGAAGGGGATCTTTAATGCCCGTTCGGTTAACCATCTGCCGCGCCACATTCTTAACCGCTACTTTACCCCCTTAGTGGGCGACAACTACCAAATCAGTACCGATCTGCGCGAGTCGGTCGAGTTTAAACTACTGAATTTAACCGATGGCACCGCCACCCGCTACTACCGCAACTATGATGTCATCTTTTGTCGTAACCTATTGATCTATTTTGATGACACCTCACGCCGCCAAGCCGCTGAATCGCTGTTCGATGCACTAAGGCCGGGAGGTTTTCTGTTTTTGGGCCATTCGGAATCGATGAGCCGGATTTCGTCACTGTTTACAGTGCGCAAGTTTCCAGAAGCCATCGCCTACCAGAAGCCGCTGAGCTAG
- the cheB gene encoding chemotaxis-specific protein-glutamate methyltransferase CheB, producing the protein MTKVLIVDDSALMRKKIREILQEGGDFELDTARDGRDALEKMPQFRPDVVTLDINMPIMDGLTCLAHIMALESPPPVVMVSSLTEEGALTTFEALELGAFDYVAKPGGTVSLNIRDVEQEIVAKVKAAAKSRRRKVARGGGLRERLRQQRVEHNESSVSTSGADVKGLVVIGVSTGGPSTLEEILPLLPAAFPWPVLVAQHMPGRFTAVFARRLDGRCQMAVKEVDSPMALRPGEIYIARGDADVKIGRRKGVLMALSVPQNSALWHPCVDRMVESAMEYFSPKQLVGVQLTGMGYDGAEQMAKLHQKGGRTIAEAEESAVVFGMPKELIERGGATEVLPANKVAAQLLRWVKSP; encoded by the coding sequence GTGACTAAAGTCCTTATTGTCGATGATTCGGCGCTAATGCGTAAAAAGATTCGGGAGATTTTGCAGGAGGGGGGCGATTTCGAACTCGATACCGCCCGCGACGGCAGAGACGCGCTGGAAAAAATGCCACAATTTCGCCCCGATGTCGTTACGCTTGATATCAACATGCCGATCATGGATGGCCTAACCTGTCTCGCCCACATTATGGCGCTAGAGAGTCCGCCACCGGTGGTGATGGTCTCCTCGCTCACGGAAGAGGGGGCGCTGACCACCTTTGAGGCGCTAGAGCTCGGTGCCTTCGACTATGTCGCCAAACCCGGCGGGACGGTGTCGCTCAATATTCGCGATGTCGAGCAGGAGATTGTCGCCAAAGTGAAGGCGGCAGCGAAGAGTCGTCGCCGCAAAGTCGCCCGAGGGGGCGGTCTGCGGGAGCGGCTACGGCAGCAGCGAGTCGAACATAACGAGAGTAGCGTCTCGACTTCGGGGGCTGATGTCAAAGGGCTAGTCGTGATCGGCGTCTCCACCGGCGGGCCTTCGACCCTAGAGGAGATTCTGCCGCTACTGCCGGCCGCTTTTCCCTGGCCGGTGCTGGTCGCGCAGCACATGCCGGGGCGCTTTACCGCCGTGTTTGCCCGCAGACTCGATGGCCGCTGTCAGATGGCGGTCAAAGAGGTGGACTCCCCCATGGCGCTGCGTCCGGGGGAGATCTATATTGCCCGAGGCGATGCTGATGTCAAAATTGGCCGTCGCAAAGGGGTACTGATGGCGCTATCGGTGCCACAAAATAGCGCTCTATGGCACCCCTGTGTCGATCGTATGGTCGAATCGGCGATGGAGTACTTTTCACCCAAACAGCTAGTCGGGGTGCAGCTAACCGGAATGGGGTATGACGGTGCCGAACAGATGGCCAAACTACACCAGAAGGGGGGGCGAACCATCGCTGAGGCAGAGGAGAGTGCGGTGGTCTTTGGGATGCCAAAAGAGTTAATTGAGCGCGGCGGTGCGACAGAAGTGCTGCCGGCGAACAAAGTGGCGGCACAACTACTACGCTGGGTTAAGTCGCCGTAG
- a CDS encoding response regulator: protein MKTILLVDDSSTILLSMGDILTKAGFKVEKASNGKEALTKLQSGLKPNLVITDVNMPLMNGIELVREAKKLPGMRFTPMLVLTTESQQSMRDEGKKAGATGWLVKPVNSAQLLQVVKQVVPGA from the coding sequence ATGAAGACAATACTACTGGTCGATGACTCCTCGACAATACTGTTGAGTATGGGCGATATTTTAACTAAGGCTGGCTTTAAGGTTGAAAAGGCCTCCAATGGCAAGGAGGCGCTGACCAAACTACAATCGGGGCTAAAGCCCAATTTAGTGATTACCGATGTCAATATGCCGCTAATGAACGGCATTGAACTGGTACGGGAGGCGAAAAAGCTCCCCGGCATGCGCTTTACGCCGATGCTGGTGTTAACGACCGAATCGCAGCAGTCGATGCGGGATGAGGGCAAAAAGGCTGGCGCAACCGGCTGGCTGGTCAAACCGGTCAATTCAGCACAGCTACTACAGGTGGTAAAACAAGTTGTCCCAGGTGCTTAG
- a CDS encoding methyl-accepting chemotaxis protein, with translation MALMKTGKVVSSESSVSSGDSSVRTRREAEDKRRQARTLAKQQQAAERISAASTQLASGITEASSAQEELTKAMEQVGSGAEEAAGASQESLAAMEQINGRLTRQSEIAESGASKTQELQINIDRVSGEVGELVQSVKLGAKRQDASVKQMEALETQAAKINESVKQVMRIADQTNLLALNAAIEAGRAGKHGKGFAVVADTVRNLAETSETNAASIAKLIEEIQSKSRSIGESVRGAADNAGREAEVGNQIVEQLGQIKADMALLYKGANELMASSQQMSRAAADAQAGSESIAAAAEEQSSAVEESIKSLSQQGQALAGAEEAARSLEELADELKSSTDIAKSSEDVAAAAEELSASIEEINRSASEIMSAITQISRGAEQQATAAEQAVAGISQIDRGTQLALESSSFALEKGAEMTEKLQKNKESIDKMINGISTATEAGQINLDNIRALEDVTRKIDKIVDAIATVAIKISMLAVNGAVEAARAGEYGKGFAVVSSDIQNLADDAAENAEQIKDMVKAIQDQSVVVRNDLYEVADASMKGVEKAKITATALEGVERDMGTVIDGNRQIQQAAEEAAAAVVQAKKGIEQIAAAAEEASTATAEASAAAKQQSQGAEELASAIEEIASIADELQSG, from the coding sequence TCGGCGAGAGGCAGAGGATAAGCGCCGTCAGGCGCGAACGCTGGCGAAACAGCAGCAGGCGGCGGAGCGGATTTCGGCCGCATCGACCCAGCTCGCTAGCGGTATTACCGAAGCCTCCTCGGCGCAGGAGGAGTTAACCAAGGCGATGGAGCAGGTCGGCAGCGGTGCCGAGGAGGCGGCTGGTGCGAGTCAAGAGTCGCTCGCGGCGATGGAGCAGATTAACGGTCGCTTAACCCGACAGTCGGAGATTGCCGAAAGTGGCGCTAGCAAGACCCAAGAGCTACAGATAAATATCGATAGGGTGAGTGGTGAGGTGGGTGAGCTGGTGCAGAGTGTCAAACTCGGTGCCAAACGGCAAGATGCTTCAGTCAAACAGATGGAAGCGTTAGAGACCCAGGCGGCCAAAATTAACGAATCGGTCAAGCAGGTGATGCGAATTGCCGATCAGACCAATCTTTTAGCACTCAATGCCGCGATCGAGGCTGGCCGTGCCGGTAAACATGGCAAGGGCTTTGCTGTTGTGGCCGATACAGTACGCAACTTAGCCGAGACCTCAGAGACCAATGCCGCCAGTATTGCCAAACTGATTGAGGAGATTCAGAGCAAATCGCGTTCCATCGGTGAGTCGGTTCGGGGGGCGGCCGACAATGCGGGCAGAGAGGCTGAAGTGGGTAATCAGATAGTCGAACAGCTTGGGCAGATTAAAGCCGATATGGCGCTCCTCTACAAAGGGGCGAATGAGCTGATGGCCTCATCGCAACAGATGAGTCGTGCGGCAGCCGATGCCCAGGCCGGTTCTGAGTCGATTGCTGCGGCGGCGGAGGAGCAATCTTCGGCAGTGGAGGAGTCGATTAAGAGTCTTAGCCAGCAGGGGCAGGCGCTCGCCGGTGCCGAAGAGGCGGCGCGATCACTAGAAGAGCTAGCCGATGAGCTAAAAAGTAGCACCGATATTGCAAAAAGCTCAGAAGATGTCGCGGCAGCGGCGGAGGAGCTCTCGGCCTCAATTGAGGAGATTAACCGCTCGGCAAGCGAAATTATGAGCGCCATTACCCAAATCAGTCGCGGTGCCGAACAGCAGGCCACTGCCGCAGAGCAGGCGGTCGCCGGCATTAGCCAGATCGATAGAGGGACTCAGCTCGCGCTAGAGAGCAGCAGTTTTGCCCTAGAGAAGGGGGCAGAGATGACCGAAAAGCTGCAAAAGAATAAAGAGAGCATCGACAAGATGATTAACGGTATTAGTACCGCGACCGAGGCAGGACAGATCAATCTTGATAACATTCGTGCCCTCGAAGATGTGACTCGTAAAATTGACAAAATTGTCGATGCCATTGCTACCGTTGCTATTAAAATCAGCATGTTGGCAGTCAATGGCGCCGTTGAAGCGGCACGAGCGGGGGAGTATGGCAAAGGGTTTGCCGTCGTCTCCTCTGATATTCAAAATCTAGCCGATGATGCGGCTGAAAATGCCGAACAGATTAAAGATATGGTGAAAGCGATTCAGGATCAGTCGGTAGTGGTGCGCAACGATCTCTATGAAGTGGCCGATGCCTCAATGAAAGGGGTGGAGAAGGCGAAGATCACCGCCACAGCCCTAGAGGGGGTCGAACGCGATATGGGGACAGTGATTGACGGTAATCGCCAGATTCAGCAGGCGGCAGAAGAGGCGGCAGCGGCGGTAGTACAGGCGAAGAAGGGGATTGAGCAGATTGCCGCCGCCGCCGAAGAGGCGAGTACCGCCACCGCCGAAGCCTCGGCAGCGGCGAAACAGCAGTCACAAGGTGCCGAAGAGCTCGCCTCAGCCATTGAGGAGATCGCCTCTATTGCCGATGAGTTGCAGAGCGGTTAA
- a CDS encoding ParA family protein codes for MNRPTVVAVSNRKGGSGKTTTAVNLAAQWAVSGWRTLLIDLDTQSHSAIGLGIEVERSGAIHRLFDTPSYTLQQGQLATALNNLTLIGADIDYETRVASPDYTLLQRQLHEGWVAEQFDRVVLDTPPTSDLLLISALAAADGVLIPFVPHHLAAVGVNQLARLFYRVATRYNPSLQLIALLPVMVNRNFTLQRKVLDELAIQFGKGRLLRGIRTNIRLAEAFAAGEPICRFAPRSPGAMDYQLLADELETVWLNNRT; via the coding sequence ATGAATCGACCTACCGTGGTTGCGGTCTCAAATCGCAAGGGCGGCAGTGGTAAAACCACGACGGCAGTTAACCTTGCTGCCCAGTGGGCTGTGAGTGGTTGGCGGACGCTGCTCATTGATCTCGATACCCAGAGCCATAGCGCCATCGGACTAGGGATAGAGGTAGAGCGTAGCGGGGCGATACATCGACTGTTTGACACCCCTAGCTATACCCTACAGCAGGGTCAGTTAGCGACAGCGCTTAACAACTTGACCCTTATTGGTGCCGATATCGACTATGAGACCCGGGTCGCCTCCCCCGACTATACTCTCCTACAACGGCAGCTACATGAGGGGTGGGTAGCCGAACAGTTTGATCGGGTGGTACTTGATACCCCGCCGACCTCCGATCTGCTGCTCATTAGCGCCTTAGCGGCTGCGGATGGGGTGTTAATCCCCTTTGTTCCGCACCATTTAGCGGCGGTTGGGGTCAATCAGCTCGCGAGACTCTTCTACCGAGTGGCCACGCGCTACAACCCCTCGCTGCAACTCATCGCGCTGCTGCCGGTGATGGTCAACCGTAACTTTACCCTACAGCGTAAAGTGTTAGACGAGCTGGCGATACAGTTTGGCAAGGGGCGACTTTTGCGCGGTATTCGCACCAATATCCGCCTAGCTGAGGCGTTTGCCGCCGGAGAACCGATCTGTCGCTTTGCGCCGCGCAGCCCTGGCGCGATGGACTATCAGCTACTCGCCGATGAGCTAGAGACGGTGTGGTTAAATAACAGAACCTGA
- a CDS encoding HEAT repeat domain-containing protein, whose protein sequence is MGLVKSKQPPVTGSEVERRHLQRTLEELRQLLQQGEAAERRWAARDLASCGEAAVEGLIRALPAETVLVVREAILDALLTIGGRGVIEGLIPLLRSDDAALRNGVIEVLQGMPDDIAPYMAQILADEDSDVRIFAIDILQMLSHRSGPQWLLEVIERESHVNVLAAAIDRLAEVGTPEMIPALERLRQQWQQQPFISFAIKAAIQRINGA, encoded by the coding sequence ATGGGATTGGTAAAATCAAAACAGCCGCCAGTGACGGGTAGCGAGGTAGAGCGACGCCACCTGCAACGGACTCTGGAGGAGCTGCGTCAACTTCTGCAACAGGGAGAGGCGGCTGAACGGCGCTGGGCGGCACGCGATCTAGCCTCCTGTGGCGAGGCAGCGGTTGAGGGTCTGATTCGGGCGCTACCGGCTGAGACAGTGTTAGTGGTGCGGGAGGCGATTTTAGATGCCCTCTTAACGATTGGGGGCCGAGGCGTGATTGAGGGGCTCATTCCACTACTGCGCAGCGATGATGCGGCGCTGCGCAACGGCGTGATTGAGGTGTTGCAGGGGATGCCCGACGATATCGCCCCCTACATGGCACAGATCCTCGCGGATGAGGACTCCGATGTGCGCATCTTTGCCATTGATATCTTGCAGATGCTCTCGCATCGCAGTGGCCCGCAGTGGCTATTGGAGGTCATAGAGCGGGAGAGTCATGTCAATGTCCTCGCCGCCGCGATAGATCGTTTAGCCGAAGTCGGCACACCGGAGATGATCCCAGCCCTAGAGCGGCTGAGGCAGCAGTGGCAGCAGCAGCCCTTTATCAGCTTTGCGATTAAAGCGGCGATTCAACGGATAAACGGAGCTTAA
- a CDS encoding anti-sigma regulatory factor, translating into MSAPPPFDYVVRIEYDVALVRNRALQIGREMGLRNISRHSVATIVSELAYNLVLHTAGCGGIIHLIPLYQPPRKGVRVEAVDQGPGIADITLAMQDGYSTCGGLGGGLPGVRRLADEFTIDSQKGGETRIEAIKWDR; encoded by the coding sequence ATGAGCGCCCCCCCTCCCTTCGACTATGTTGTCCGTATTGAGTACGATGTTGCACTAGTTCGCAATCGAGCTCTACAGATAGGGCGAGAGATGGGGCTACGAAATATCAGCCGCCACTCGGTAGCGACTATCGTCTCTGAACTGGCCTACAATTTAGTACTCCACACCGCCGGCTGCGGCGGCATCATCCATCTCATACCACTCTACCAGCCGCCCCGCAAGGGGGTGCGAGTCGAAGCGGTCGATCAAGGCCCTGGCATTGCCGATATTACCCTAGCGATGCAGGATGGCTACTCCACCTGCGGCGGCCTCGGCGGTGGACTTCCGGGGGTTAGGCGGCTGGCCGATGAGTTTACTATCGACTCCCAAAAGGGGGGAGAGACCCGCATTGAGGCTATTAAATGGGATCGCTAA
- a CDS encoding purine-binding chemotaxis protein CheW: MSELQQLDSHEEEEIADMADQYVTFFLGDEAFAFPMASVLEIVRIPQTVEVPLTPGSLVGLANLRGSVLPILELRRLLGMEEVEFNDATRVIVADAGRPVGLIVDKVARVMNIDPRNIESADRVGSTIDSSLLVGVAKNVDNHALIQLLNVEKVIKQEFGSIIDKAANHEGGELGGVAALEQSSHDEGEEDTRQLVSFMVDNQEYAFDIEDVEEIVRVPESISRVPHAEPHVLGLINLRESLLPLVNLRTLFAMPESELDEHHRILVLSLRRSGQRESVGIVVDQVREVLRITPEVQDKVPSMLRQGEKLNEIAAVCRLEQGKRLVSVLTADELFAHPSIQQALESRDSQQEELAVVNQSSEGDEAITEEEETQLVVFQLAGQEFGVSIESVQEITRVPEQMTRVPKTPAFIEGMVNLRGAVLPVLDMRIRFGLERMERNERQRILVLDLKGTRTGFITDAVLEVLRLNRKVIEQAPPLSDEQSRIMGQVVNFRDKKRMIQVLSVSELLDEQERRDIQQTL, translated from the coding sequence ATGAGTGAACTGCAACAACTAGATAGTCATGAGGAGGAGGAGATCGCCGATATGGCCGATCAATATGTTACCTTCTTTCTCGGTGACGAGGCGTTTGCCTTTCCGATGGCCTCCGTGCTGGAGATTGTCCGCATTCCGCAGACGGTAGAGGTACCGCTCACCCCCGGCAGTCTGGTCGGTCTAGCTAACCTGCGCGGTAGTGTGCTGCCGATTCTCGAACTGCGACGACTACTCGGCATGGAGGAGGTCGAGTTTAACGATGCGACCCGAGTGATTGTGGCCGATGCCGGCCGACCGGTCGGGCTGATTGTCGATAAGGTGGCGCGAGTGATGAATATCGACCCGCGCAATATTGAAAGTGCCGATCGAGTCGGCTCTACCATCGATAGCTCGCTCCTAGTGGGCGTGGCTAAAAATGTCGATAACCACGCCCTAATTCAGCTACTGAATGTCGAGAAGGTGATTAAGCAGGAGTTTGGCAGCATAATTGACAAAGCGGCCAATCATGAAGGGGGAGAGCTAGGCGGGGTAGCTGCGCTCGAACAGAGTAGCCACGATGAGGGGGAGGAGGATACCCGACAGCTAGTTAGCTTTATGGTCGATAACCAAGAGTATGCGTTTGACATTGAGGATGTCGAGGAGATTGTGCGGGTACCGGAGAGCATTAGTCGGGTGCCCCACGCCGAACCCCATGTGCTGGGGCTAATCAACTTGCGCGAATCGCTGCTGCCGTTGGTGAATCTACGGACTCTGTTCGCGATGCCGGAGTCGGAGCTAGATGAGCACCACCGTATTTTGGTACTCAGTCTGCGCCGTAGTGGGCAGCGGGAGTCGGTCGGTATCGTGGTCGATCAGGTGCGTGAAGTGCTGCGCATTACCCCTGAGGTGCAAGATAAAGTCCCCTCAATGCTGCGCCAAGGGGAGAAGCTCAACGAGATCGCCGCTGTCTGCCGACTCGAACAGGGCAAGCGGCTGGTCTCGGTACTCACCGCCGATGAGCTGTTTGCCCACCCCTCAATTCAGCAAGCGCTGGAGAGTCGTGACAGTCAACAGGAGGAGCTAGCTGTGGTAAATCAGAGCAGTGAGGGTGATGAGGCTATCACCGAAGAGGAGGAGACCCAACTGGTGGTGTTCCAGCTAGCTGGGCAGGAGTTTGGCGTCTCGATCGAATCGGTACAGGAGATCACCCGCGTACCGGAGCAGATGACCCGAGTCCCTAAAACCCCCGCCTTTATTGAAGGGATGGTCAATCTGCGCGGGGCGGTGCTGCCGGTACTCGATATGCGGATTCGGTTCGGCCTAGAGCGGATGGAGCGTAACGAGCGGCAACGAATTTTAGTGCTCGATCTCAAAGGCACCCGCACCGGCTTTATTACCGATGCCGTCCTTGAGGTGCTGCGACTTAACCGTAAGGTGATTGAGCAGGCACCGCCGCTCTCAGATGAGCAGTCACGCATTATGGGGCAGGTGGTCAACTTTCGCGATAAGAAGCGGATGATTCAGGTACTGAGCGTGAGCGAACTACTCGATGAGCAGGAGCGGCGCGATATACAGCAGACACTCTAA
- a CDS encoding response regulator — MTRVLIVDDALTVRMYHRQLMEQLGFEVDEASNGIEALEKGLSTRYELFIVDVNMPKMDGYRLVQEMRKNGALQHIPVIMVSTEAQLRDREQALLAGANFYVVKPADPDSLQLQARLLAGEV, encoded by the coding sequence ATGACCCGCGTTCTGATTGTAGATGATGCGCTGACGGTAAGAATGTACCATCGTCAGCTGATGGAGCAGCTCGGCTTTGAGGTCGATGAGGCCTCTAACGGCATTGAGGCGCTGGAGAAGGGGCTAAGCACACGCTATGAGCTCTTTATCGTCGATGTCAATATGCCGAAGATGGATGGCTATCGACTGGTGCAGGAGATGCGAAAAAATGGGGCGCTGCAACATATTCCGGTCATTATGGTCAGTACCGAGGCGCAGCTAAGAGACCGAGAGCAGGCGCTACTCGCTGGCGCTAACTTCTATGTGGTCAAACCGGCCGATCCCGACTCGTTGCAACTGCAGGCTCGTCTGCTAGCGGGGGAGGTGTAG